Proteins encoded in a region of the Vicia villosa cultivar HV-30 ecotype Madison, WI linkage group LG5, Vvil1.0, whole genome shotgun sequence genome:
- the LOC131604745 gene encoding putative F-box protein At5g55150 — MAFLPSAPYVILPSFNQETDYEDNNVHRNILVLFHDKYYTWNTIFNFYGGAWCIGSSNNFLIFLDNKGCPFLLNPSSNTFIHVPPFTRSFIKHANVPFYSYYVQSLHKTFVSKAVLMSSPSPSQYTLAIMYDSPCIIAFCNNHNASWVELSDAKRLYSDIVFDNNILYALDEDGSIEGWDFLHLKVPKKVLEINYPTMILDKEQEVKFSIDKFSTKLYLVMSKRDFLLLERFIGNFVNANGEVVYEGSCLSDQVEICPYRTKHFNVYKLNLVKRKWEKMNSLEGQVVFVGANESKLVDSSKCDNKENLIYFSDDRWDEMTLDYSYGGHDWGVFNLQDSSIKLLTPNVNKTDPPPIWMVPYSN; from the coding sequence ATGGCTTTCCTCCCATCGGCTCCATATGTCATTCTTCCTTCTTTCAACCAAGAAACGGATTATGAAGACAACAACGTTCATCGTAACATTCTCGTTCTTTTCCACGACAAATACTACACTTGGAACACTATCTTCAACTTTTATGGAGGTGCTTGGTGTATAGGTTCTTCAAACAATTTCTTGATATTTCTTGACAACAAAGGTTGTCCTTTTCTTTTAAATCCATCTTCCAACACTTTTATTCATGTTCCACCTTTTACCAGATCATTCATCAAACATGCAAATGTCCCCTTTTACTCTTATTATGTCCAATCTCTTCACAAAACCTTTGTATCCAAAGCAGTGTTGATGTCTTCTCCATCTCCTTCACAATACACCCTTGCTATCATGTATGATAGCCCATGCATAATTGCTTTTTGCAATAACCATAATGCTTCGTGGGTTGAGCTCAGTGATGCAAAACGATTATATTCTGATATTGTGTTTGATAATAACATTCTTTATGCTTTGGATGAAGATGGATCAATTGAAGGATGGGATTTTCTTCATCTGAAGGTTCCAAAAAAGGTTTTGGAAATTAATTATCCAACCATGATTTTAGATAAGGAACAAGAGGTAAAATTTTCAATTGATAAATTTTCAACTAAACTTTATTTGGTGATGTCTAAAAGAGATTTCTTGTTGTTAGAAAGATTCATTGGCAACTTCGTTAATGCTAATGGTGAAGTAGTTTATGAAGGAAGTTGTTTATCAGATCAAGTTGAAATTTGTCCTTATAGAACAAAACATTTTAATGTTTACAAACTTAACTTGGTGAAGAGAAAGTGGGAAAAGATGAATTCTTTAGAAGGTCAAGTTGTGTTTGTGGGTGCTAATGAGTCAAAGTTAGTGGATTCTTCGAAATGTGATAACAAAGAAAATTTAATTTACTTTAGTGATGATAGATGGGATGAGATGACTTTAGATTATTCATATGGTGGACATGATTGGGGTGTTTTCAACCTTCAAGATTCAAGCATCAAACTCTTAACTCCTAATGTAAATAAGACGGATCCACCACCTATTTGGATGGTTCCATACTCCAATTAA
- the LOC131604746 gene encoding uncharacterized protein LOC131604746: MGVFSLVFHHGGNFVQDSHMYYRGGIETIVEGQDEVKWSFFEAVSLVKDWGYEGFRLWRKIPQMDEGFTNVVDDVGAAEIGKHCMSYKVDGHVWVEHGVKGMMTKVLLPNVDDFNTSSEDECSGDEVDAGQCFDDSEEDRVIEEEKEQFEEMEVVVPASGNRVDINGKSVRFKLCASKDPKKMKQMRMLKKVNVLVPKSVLGSCSKRNTSKGEDVDYASEELESDDADESDIDDKPSKPKYEKFRSELLNKDFQFKLGMEFISLTEFKDAIREWSILNGREISFVKNE; encoded by the coding sequence ATGGGTGTGTTTAGtttagtgtttcaccatgggggaAATTTTGTGCAAGACAGTCATATGTATTACAGAGGCGGTATTGAGACTATTGTTGAAGGTCAGGACGAAGTTAAATGGAGTTTTTTTGAAGCTGTAAGTCTGGTTAAAGATTGGGGCTATGAAGGTTTTAGGCTATGGAGAAAGATTCCGCAAATGGATGAAGGCTTTACAAATGTTGTTGATGATGTAGGAGCTGCAGAAATTGGTAAGCATTGTATGTCTTATAAGGTTGATGGTCATGTTTGGGTAGAGCATGGTGTAAAAGGCATGATGACCAAGGTGCTATTACCTAATGTAGATGACTTCAACACCTCTAGTGAAGATGAATGCAGTGGTGATGAGGTTGATGCAGGACAATGTTTTGATGACAGTGAAGAGGATAGAGtaattgaagaagaaaaagaacaatTTGAAGAAATGGAGGTAGTTGTTCCAGCTAGTGGGAATAGGGTGGACATCAATGGGAAATCAGTAAGATTCAAGCTCTGTGCATCCAAGGACCCCAAAAAGATGAAACAAATGAGAATGCTAAAGAAGGTCAATGTTTTGGTTCCCAAGAGTGTCTTAGGATCTTGTTCAAAGAGGAACACAAGCAAAGGTGAAGATGTGGATTATGCTAGTGAGGAACTTGAAAGTGATGATGCTGATGAAAGTGACATAGATGACAAACCTTCCAAGCCAAAGTATGAGAAGTTCAGATCAGAGCTGCTTAACAAAGACTTCCAATTCAAATTAGGTATGGAGTTCATATCTCTTACTGAATTTAAAGATGCTATTAGGGAGTGGTCAATCTTAAATGGTAGAGAGATAAGTTTTGTTAAGAATGAGTGA